The window GTTGATTTTCcccttctgcttttctgttttctgatagATTTTGTGATGAGAAagtgttcattttataaaatgaaaaaaagcgatccttaaaaataaaaaaacactctTCCCTTTTGCGGCCATCGCTGAAGCGCCAGCGGCCAAAATGAAGTTCAACCCCTTTGTGACTTCTGACCGGAGCAAGAACCGTAAAAGACATTTCAATGCACCTTCCCACATTTGCAGGAAGATTATGTCTTCTCCTCTTTCCAAAGAGCTGAGACAGAAGTACAATGTTCGATCCATGCCCATCCGAAAGGATGATGAAGTTCAGGTTGTCCGAGGACACTACCAAGGGCAGCAAATTGGCAAAGTAGTCCAGGTTTACAGGAAGAAATATGTCATCTACACTGAACGAGTGCAGCGGGAGAAGGCTAATGGCACGACAGTTCATGTGGGCATTCACCCCAGCAAGGTGGTTGTCACCAGACTAAAGCGGGACAAAGACAGCAAAAAGGTCCTTGAACGGAAAGCCAGATCTCGCcaagtgggaaaggaaaagggcaaatataaggaagaaacaatTGAGAAGATGCAGGAATAAAGTAATCTTATATACAGCTttcattaaaaactgttaaaacgaaaaaaaaataaataaaaaacaaaaaaacaaaagagggtCACACAAGATGCATTACTTTGCAACTTAACTTTTAGTATTCCACAGCCATCCCTAGAAGTCAGTAGACATAAATCTCCTGTTTTCTCAAGTTCtttaacacaaataaaatcattttttttggtgcagtcttttttttcctttggcttccaCCCTTTTCGTTCTCCCTGTATCACCACACCTTCCACTTTCCCATGTAAAATGTTAGCAGTCTGGTGTGTACgctttagttctttttcctgtGTGACCACAtgcaaatatatatgaatatgaatatggaCATGTATATATCATACACTTGCATGGAAACATTTAGACACATACCTATGTAACTACATTTACACACATTTTTGTAATGGGATCATGCTATGAACATATTTCTGccttttatcttttgtatttacTGCACCTTCTGAATTGGCATAACTccgattcatttttttaatggtctgtaattttctatggtgttgtcattttataattcattcatccatgtaTGAGAtttttgaacatttcttttttcttaattcttagaGATGGTGGCTATGTGGCCACTGTCATATGAAAGCTTATTATATGTCTTATATTTCGAATAAGTTTagcaattaaattttattaatatgataATGTTAATACACCTAGATTTTTATCCACGTATTTCTaatgacatttaaatatgttattctaTTTTGGGCCAAAACAATACTCCTTGGTTAACATGCATGGTATGGAATAAAATTATAGGACAATAAATGAACAGATATTTAAGAATCTCTATTATGTAAGATATAAACCTCACTT is drawn from Rhinolophus ferrumequinum isolate MPI-CBG mRhiFer1 chromosome 7, mRhiFer1_v1.p, whole genome shotgun sequence and contains these coding sequences:
- the LOC117025009 gene encoding 60S ribosomal protein L26-like, with the translated sequence MKFNPFVTSDRSKNRKRHFNAPSHICRKIMSSPLSKELRQKYNVRSMPIRKDDEVQVVRGHYQGQQIGKVVQVYRKKYVIYTERVQREKANGTTVHVGIHPSKVVVTRLKRDKDSKKVLERKARSRQVGKEKGKYKEETIEKMQE